The nucleotide sequence CTCCACCATGAATTGGATCGATTTATTGGATATTTAAATTGGATGCGATTTGGTAAGGATTGTGGTAAGGATGCGATCTTCTGGGACAGCCTACACGGAACATGCGATGTTGTGGTAGTTGGTCTGTGTGCATCCCTGGTTGCGCTCGTCGAAGTAGTAGCCCGTTGGGCACTGGCCCAGGCTGACGGTCACTCCGCCGGAGCAACGTCCATAGCTCTGGCAATCGCCGGCGACGTTTACGTAGGTGATGTTGGTGCCCACACACCTGTCCAGCTGGCAGCGTACGTTAAGTCTGTCGCGGCACGAGAGCTTCTCGAAGTCGAAGTACTGGCCAAGTGGACAGCTCAGGTGCTTGGGCTCCGTGTCGTGCTTGCCGGCGACGGGGCTGCCACAGATATAGTAGTGGGAGCAGGACTCGTCGTCGGCAAAGTAGCCAACGCGAGCGGATCCGGTGGCACTGTCCAGGCAGAAGGTGTTTTCCGGTTCCGGCAGGGCGGCACTCTCGTAGCAGGACACCTCAGCCACATCCACGCAGTAGCCGAGATTAGCATCGTAGGCACTGGCCACTGGACAGGCTCGGCTGTGCAAGACCTCGCTGACGCACTCGTAGTACTGGTCACAGTGGACGGGATCGGCCAGACGGGTGTTGTTCGGCAGGGATCGGCAGGCGGGACTGGTCTTCTTCGTCTGGCTGATGGGGCAACGGTACTGCTTTTCGTACACGCAAGACCTCGATACGGGATGGAAGATCAGCTCGTTGGGACAGTTGGCCTTGATCTGCTTGTGCGACTTGCACAAGATGTAGCCGCGACAATCGCTGCTGCTGGGATCCACGATGAAGGCGCCTTCCGTTTCGTTGGCGCACAGGTTCGTGGCCTTGTCCGCAATGCTGTCGGCATAGGGACACACCGCGGCGCTGGAGGATGCCAGGATGCAGCGGCCTAGCTCCTTGTTGTAGTTGAGTCCTGCGGCACAGCCGCCCTGCTCCAGCACGCTGTAGTTGCTGGCGCACCGCACCCAGTTGTCGCAGGTATTCGGTCGCAGGAAGCTTGTCTCCTGCGGCAGCAGGTCGCACATCTCGGCCACCGATAGGTATTCAAAGTCCTCGATCACGCCGCCCAGGGCGCTGGCCACAAACAGCAGCGACAGGACACCGCTAGCTGCAAGTAAAATCGAAAATCGTGGGAACATTGTGTCAGGAACAGGATGGCATATCCAGTGTGCTTTACCATTTATTAACCCCAAACATGTGagtcaatttttaaatttaaactacGATAGCTGGTACGAAAATTACCCTTCTGCCAGAAAGCCCTATCAACTTAAAAACTTAatgtttgaatttaatttatatgtacatttttaaagAGCAATTCTTTCAAACGAAATCCATCACTGTCAATGTTCAGCTGGCGTCCCACTTTAGTTTACCTCTATTCATGTTTTATATCCTTTGGTTAACTTGTATCCTGGTTTCTCGAACGCCCCGCTGCGATCTTGGCGGCACTCACAACTCAAATGATACTGCACCTTCGGAGGCTGGAGCTCTTAAATATGCAAAGGCCATTCTGCTCGGTTTTGTTCGGCGAAAAACAATTTCCAAAATGCACACGCTATCTCAATCAGAACTCCAAGATAGCGCTGATTTTTCGTTCTTCGATTTTTGATTTACTGATGTACGATAGCGGGGCCGCATGTAAATTACACGGCAATAACATCGGAATTGCCTATTTCGCAGAAGAACAGACTCCTGTGGTGGCGGTGGTATCGCATCGGATTGATAAGGGAATTGCATATGTCACGCCAAGATCTCCAAGATCTCAGCGCCATTGACGGTTCTCGAACATCTGAGAAACGCTGGAATAGTCATCTACAGACCGAACTCCCAATCTCATCGAATATCTTAATTCGGAGTTCGGACCAATAAATGAATTGCTGAACGATTTCTGCGTCAACTGAGCTCTTCGTCATGTCTCtttgaatattattattatttttttgtatcatTTTGTTACCTATAACTATGCTATATTATACGATACCATACTAgaatatactatactatactttagccgccgtttacagaagttaatattctaatacaatttcacgtgtctcttttatttttgatctgtcctttagcttggttcaacagcgactgactgccgcgctctctgcagagtggcgagtcgattagtcgataagtttctcgataatatttgtatgttaaggatgggtgtatgagtgtataagcttatgactagattggctatgtataattaggtatgtatGACTAAGAGTAAAGGAAGAGGGTAGAAGGAGCAGCCTACTACAACTCGGCCGTCCTGACTACTAGATCTCCCGATCGTAGgattttataacaattaacGTTTCTTAAAGCTAAGGGTcctgtttcttattttattcttcTTAGTGGAGATACTTTTGAACGgtcttaaacatttttttggttttcttttcttcttgtttgttttctttgttttacaattgcttcttaaattatactttcgATTTCGTACAgagtttcttaaattatactttctattttgtacagagtttctcaaattatactttctattttgtacagagtttctcaaattatactttctattttgtagactcttaatttttctttgccagTGTTTTATATTCTGTATGCTCCATACACCCCGGTAAGGATTGCGAGAAATTTGAAATCCATCAACATCTTCCAGAAGGAAGCGATCATTTTTGAGAACTTTGCTTATGACATAGGGTCCTTTATGCTTTGGAATTAACTTCTTAGCTATGCCTGTTGTTGAGTCAAAATTTTTAACCATGACGTAGTCGCCTTTTGTGAACACTCCTgatcgttttcgttttttgtcaACATATTCTTTATTGTATGCTTGTGCTATTTTCTGACTTGCCTCGCCTTTATTTCTAATACTTTCTAAATCTCTTTCTTCAATCGTTTCTCCAATTtcctcaattttttcttttaactcaTCCATAATTTGTCCTTTTTGTTGTAACCCAAATAACATTATGCTAGGATACTGTTTAATGCTGCGGTGTAGTGTATTGTTCAGGGTATATTCGACCTTTTCTAAGACTAAGTCCCAGTGTAGACCTTGATCAGGTTCAATTAACTTGCTAATCATTGGACCAAGACTTCGGTTTATACGTTCAACTTGACCGTTGGCTTGTGGCGATCctgttgcaatttttatgtgtttaacATTGCATTCTTTCAAAAATGAGTCAAAATCGCCAGACGTGAAACATGCTCCTCTATCTGATATGATACACTTAGGCCTACTGTATGCTCTGAAGTAGTCATTTAACGATTGTATGACTTCTTTTGTGTTCGTAGTTTTTGTTGCGTATAGTCTGACAAACTTTGTGAATGCATCTACTATCACTAGAATATGTTTCTTCGGTCTAGCCAAGTCTACTGGACCATAATGGTCAATATGGATTATTTCAAAAGGTTTGTTTCCCTTAGGTATGTTGTGTAGAAATCCTTCTGTTTTTCCTGTTTTGGGACTgaatgaaatacattttaaacagTTGCTGATATGTGTGCTACACTTctgttttaaatttggaaaCCAATAGTTTTTCATTATAGCTTCTATCATTTTGTCTCTTCCTACGTGTCCAAGTTCGTTGTGATATTTGTATAACACTTGTTCTTCCATTTCTATCGGAACGTAGAACAGCaatctattttcatttgtcttttTGTAAACTATACCATTTCTCATCtcatacaatttattttctgtgttttcTAACAATTGCctgatttcttttaattttgtatctttCCCTTGACATATAACTAGATTATCTTCGAAactgtttgtttgtattacCATAATATTTGTACACCTACTCAGTGCGTCAACATGTTGCATGCGGCTACCTGCCCTATGCACAATTTCAAAATCATAACCTTGGAATTCTAAAGCCCACCTGGCTATCCTAGGGTTTAGCTCTTTTTTGCTTAGGGTCAAAATTAATGAGTTGCAGTCGGTGACTATTTTAAATGTCCTCCAATGAAGATAAACTCTAAATCTACGTAACGAATAAACAATGGCTAAAGTTTCTAACTCGAAACTGTGGTATTTTGATTCAATATCTGTTGTCCGTTTTGAAAAGAATGAAACTGGGTGCCATTTCTGGTCCTCCTTCTTTTGCATAAGTACAGCACCGAATCCAGAAGAACTTGCATCACAATGCAATTCTGT is from Drosophila melanogaster chromosome 3L and encodes:
- the CG7017 gene encoding uncharacterized protein, isoform B, whose translation is MNRASGVLSLLFVASALGGVIEDFEYLSVAEMCDLLPQETSFLRPNTCDNWVRCASNYSVLEQGGCAAGLNYNKELGRCILASSSAAVCPYADSIADKATNLCANETEGAFIVDPSSSDCRGYILCKSHKQIKANCPNELIFHPVSRSCVYEKQYRCPISQTKKTSPACRSLPNNTRLADPVHCDQYYECVSEVLHSRACPVASAYDANLGYCVDVAEVSCYESAALPEPENTFCLDSATGSARVGYFADDESCSHYYICGSPVAGKHDTEPKHLSCPLGQYFDFEKLSCRDRLNVRCQLDRCVGTNITYVNVAGDCQSYGRCSGGVTVSLGQCPTGYYFDERNQGCTQTNYHNIACSV